In Isosphaera pallida ATCC 43644, the sequence TCGCCGCAGCCGCACGGCGTTCATACCCGAGACGTGCTTGTACAAGGTCCACGGGTTGAACTCACGGCCGAATTTCCGCGCTTCGCGGAGCGTGACCAGATGGCGGAGGCGGTCGCGGGGCAGCCCAAGCAGGTGGATCCGACGGGGGAAGACATTTTCAATGACTTTGGGCAGCGGGAAGGAGGGGTCTTTGAAGCCCAGGGCGACCAGGTTGGGGTTTTCGTAGAGCAGGGTGACGGCTTCGCGCGCCTCGCCGGTCAGTCCCCCGGCGGAGGTGGTCAAGAGATCGAGATGAGGAAGGACCAGCACCCGAGCTTCCATCGCGCCGCGAACCGCGTCGCGCAGTTGCTGGAGCATCGTGCCCAGCACACCCTGGTTGAAGCCACCGGTGTGGCTAGCGGAGGGGGACGGGCCACCCGCGGCGTTGCGTCCCGGTTGGTTGTCGGGTGGCGTGGCTTGCTCGCGGCCATCCAGATAGAGGCAGCGAAGGTTGTGAGCTCGCAGGCGGTTGCGAATCGCCATGTAGAGGAACGGCACAAGTTCCTTATCGGCTTCAATGAGTACCGGCAGACCGCGGCGCAACGAGTCGGCAGTGTGGGCCAGCGGTTCGGGGTAGGCGGCCTCAACCGCTTCGGGCAGGTCGAGTTCGGTGGGCAGTTCCGACCAGGGAACGATCACCGAGCTGCCGGTTGGGCGAAGTTCGGCGGTTTGGGAGGTCGATGATTCAGAGGCGGAACGGGGAGGAGCCATCGCGTCATGGTTCCCAATCGGGTCAGCGGATCGGGGAAACTGGCTGGGGGAGCGAAGGATTCGTCGGTGGGATCGCTATTGCCTGGAGAAGCGAGAAGAGTATACTAATTACCCATAAAAAGGTGAATCAACGTGAATCAGTGAATCAGGTTGGACGATAGGGAGCGGGGTGGCGTGCTGGAGCGTGTCGAGAGAGTGGGGGTAGTTACGGTTCCAGCCCGCCGTTGGGAGATCAGACTTCGAGGACGATGGTAACCGCGCCGGCGTCAGGATTCTCGGAAATTTCCTTGATTCGGCCCATTGCGGCGGCTTTGCGTTTGAGGGCTTCGACGGTCACCCGATTGACCACTTGATCGAGTTCGATCCTCAGATCGCCAAGTTCGCGTTCGAGTTGATCGGTGACTTCGCGTTGCAGTTGGCTGGACTGCTTGCGAGCGGTTTCCTCCAATTCCTTGAGGAGATCCGCGCGGAGTTTCCGAGTGAGGTCGAGTTCGCCCCGCTTACCGAGATCGGTGTCGGTTATGCCGATCTTGCCGCCTTCGAGTTCGGTTTCCCGTTCCCGTTCCAGACGCACGACCACCTCGCCGGAGCGGGGATCAATCTCGACGACCAGTCCATCCTCGCGCGCTCGCGCCAAGGGTCCGTGGGGTTGCGTTGGGTTTGTCGGGACGAAGCCTCGGTGTGCGAGTTCGTCAGCTAGGAGCGAGGCCATCTGGTCACGTGGTAGGAGGTCGAGGAGCTCCAAGCGTGTCGAGACCCGGTCCTCCCCTTTGAGGGTGGTTCGCAGACATTCCTTGACTTCGATGCGATAGGCTCGACTCATAAACAGGTCTCGGCTCAACGCGACGGGTTGGGGGGATGAGGTTTGGGTGCGTGCGGGCAAAAGGCAAGGCGAGGCGAGGCGATGGGAGCAGGGGCGGCGAAGATCAGGAGATCGCGATCATAACGTGGATCGACCGGCGGATTCCGCCGGGTTGGATCGCGGCGGCGTGGTGGAGAGGCCGACGGCGCCGAAGTCGAGTTCGCGGAGCAGATTGGCGGCGGTGGCGACTAGGGAATCGCCTTGTTCCTCCTCCCAGCGGGCTTTCCAAAATTGCGAGGCGGTGTAGTCGTCGTCGAGGTAGCCGACGCGGCGGGCCTGAGCGTTCCAGTGTCCCAGACGCTGCAGCGCGTGGGGGAGGACCAGTAGCTGTTCGTAGAGGGCCGCGCGATCGGCCAGACGCAGCCCGCTGAAGTCGAGTTCCCGGCCCCACCAGCGGGGCGAGTCAGCCACTGGCAGCACCTGGCGCGCGATCGGCAGCAGGTACAATCCCAGATCGCGCCGGTTGGCCTGGTCAAGGGCGTCAAGGAACCCATCGAGGGTTTCCCGTTGCCGGGTCGCGAGTGTCTCGACCTCATGGCGTCGAATTGAGCGGTGTTTGACCCATTCGGCTTGCACTCCGTTGCGGATTGCTTCGTCGCGGAGCAGTTCCAGCAATGCGCTGAAGTCGGGTTGGGCAAGGGCCGCGTGGAAGTCGGGCAAGGGGATTGGGGTATCGTCGTCGGGGGGGCGATCGAACGCCTGAGGGATGACCCAGCGGGTGAGAGGCTGGGCCAAGATCAGGGGTTGGCCGGCCCAATCACGAATTCGCGCTTGGTTGGGGAAGGTTTTGAAGGCCAGCCAGAACACCAGTTGGTCCCCCAAGGGGAGGGGACGAACGGGGAGTTCGTTGCCGAACCGCCAGGGGTGGCGGTTGGTTCCAGGCGGGCGTGGTTCATGGTAGCTCAGATGAACCAGGAACTCGAAGGTAGCTTCGCTGAACCGCAGGACTGGCAAGGACGGAAGCTCCCATCCTCGACTCATCCGACTCTTGCCGGTGTTGGGGTTCCAAACGGGGCGTTGTTGCCAGGCAGCGCGTGCCAACAGGGCCACGAGTCCTTGACTGAGGGTTTGTTTGACCAGTTCGACTGCGTCGGTTCCGAAGCAACGGGGGGGGGCAATCTCTTGATCGAGGAGGCCGAGGACACGATGAACCTGACCGACCCCTACCAAAGCGCGCGCGACCAGGACCAGTCGTTGTTCCACGACGGAGACGACACGGACGCAAGGCGATTCGGGTGAGGCGCTCATGGTGGTATTGTACGCGCGGCGGCACCCCTGGGACCACACATGCGACGACCGATTGCGACGCGACCGGGTTGGGGCCGTCGGGTCGATTGGGTCGCGTGTCGTTTGGGACGCTCTTATGCGTCTTCCAGAGTGAGGCTAGTAGGCCTGAGGGGATAAGGCGGGCGGGCGGCCGCGGCCTCGGCCAATCGTTCCAGCGCCTCCTCGGATGTGGAGGCGACGAGTAGGCGGGAGCGTTGCGTGGCGGAAACGAAGCCCGCTTCGGAGGCGCGATCCAGGAAGCCGATCAGGGGATCGAAAAAGCCGGCGATGTTGAGCAGGGCCAGCGGTTTGTGATGAATTCCCAGCACGCCCCAGGTCCAGACCTCGAAGAGTTCCTCCAGCGTGCCCAGGCCACCTGGAAGGGCGAGGAAGGCGTCGGCCAATTCGCTCATGAGGGCTTTACGCTCGTGCATCGAGCCGACGATCCGCAGATCATTCAAACGGTCGTGGGGAACCTCCCGACTGAATAGGCCGCGCGGCAGCACGCCGATGACCTCGCCGCCCTGCTGCAGCGCTGTATCGGCGAGGATTCCCATGAGGCCGACCCGCGTACCTCCGTAGACCAGTGTGTACCGCTTCGCCGCCAAGCGTTCGCCTAGCCGTCGCGCCTCCTGGTGAAAGACCGGGTCCCGACCCGGCCGCGATCCACAAAAGACGCATACCCGTTGAATGCTCATTGTGATTCGTCGCTTTTCCGGTCGGAAACTTGGGATTGGGATGAGGTGGTTTCATCAGCGTGGTGGTGGTTGTCAAGACACGCGGAGCCTGCCGCGGGGTCGCAGCCGGTTTCACGCAACCGCCGCAGGAACCGCGCTCTTGACAGTCCCAGCCAGGCGGCGGCTTTGGATTTGTTGCCGCGCGCCAAGGTTAGCGCCTGGGTCAGCCAATGACGCTCGACCCATTTCAAACGCTCCTCGAGCGGGACTGGCTTGACTTGGGGCGGAGGATGCGCCGCGCCCAGAGCTCCTTGAATCGAACGGGGCAGGTCGGCCGCGCTGATCGGATCGCCTAAACCGGAGCGTCGGGCCGCTTCGATGACGTGGAGGAGTTCCCGCACGTTGCCCGGCCAATCGTAGGAGGTTAGGATCGTCAGCGCCTCGGTGTCGAAGCCGGAGGGACAACGTCCCGGCGCGCGGTTAGCCCGCTCTAGAAGGGCTGAGGCTAGTGCCGGCAGCTCGTCGAGCCGTTCCCGCAAGGGTTCTAGAGGGATGACGAGGGTGGAGAGGCGGGCCAGTAAGTCGTCGCGCAACCGTCCCTCAGCGACCGCTTGGGCGGGGTCGGTTCGGGTCAGGCTGATGAAACGGGCGTTGATCGCCTCGAACCGCGCGAACTCGTTGACCAGTCGGGCTTGAAGATCGCGGGCGAGGGCGGCGGGTTCGATCAGCAGGATCGTCGCGCCCCGCGCGATCGGCGGCGGGGAGCAGGGCATGGCGGGCGAGTCTGGTGGCGGTCCTAACAGGCTTTGCTCCATGAGATCGGTGGGCAGGGCGGTCGCGTCGAAGGGCAGCAACGGGGTCTTGTTGCGGGGAGCGGGGGACAGCTCATGAATCGTGCGGGCGACCAGGCGTTTGCCCGTCCCGGGCTCGCCCACGATCAGCACCGAGGCCGAACACGCGGCTGCGACTTCGATGCGACGGCGCAGCAGGTCGAACCGTGGTCCCGCGCCCACGAGACCGCGGGTGGCTTGACGTTGTTCCCGTCGCGCCCGAGCTTCGGCGGCGAATTGCTGGATGGCCTCGGCGACGGCCTGTTCCGCGGGGTCGTGATGGGCGGTCGCGTGGCTCGGATCCAACGGGGGTACGGGGCGAAGAATCGCTAGCCAATGGGACCACGCGCCGGCTGAGTCGCGGAGGGGAACCCAAGTGATCAGGCGGTCGTGAGCGTCGCCGTCGCGGTCGGGAATCCGCACCCGCCGGGTTGTCGCCGCGAGGTCGGCTTGGGAGGTGTTCAGCCGGGGCGGGCTCAGACAGCGCGCTAACAGAACCAGGGACTCGTTGTCGTGGTGGAACCGCGGGCGGCAGCGCAAGTTCCGCGCGATTTCCCAGGGCCAGCCGGTCAGATCTTCCCACACCGGGTTGACCGCCACCAGCCGACCGGTTCGGGACACCACCGCGATGGGTTCGGAGGACCGGATCAAGAGTCGCCCAAAGCGACCACCCAGCTTGCCACGACTTGACGACACCGCGTTGAGGCTCCTTCGCCACCAATTGTGTTTGAATGTGATTGATTCAATCTCGAAGAGGGAGTGGACGGGTCGATATCGTTCACACTGGCAACACCACCTGGATGAGGGTTTGGAGGACCAAGGTAAACATTCCCCCCAGCATGATGAGACCAGTGGCCTTGAGGCCGATTGCTAGGGCCGGGCCGATTGCCGTCAGAAGCGTCGGCAACAACGGCAGCCACAACCGGGCCACTTCGCTGAGGTTGCGTCCGGAGACGTTCAAAAGGGTCAGTGTCAGCAGGGTCGTTATCGCCACTGCCGGAAGCCAGGCGCGATTCCGACTGATTGGCTGGGAGGGGACCGTCCCACGCTCGACTAGACCCACCGCGCCGACCGCCAGACCGGCGACGATCGCCACGGCGGCCACCGGGCCGACTGCCACCGCCGCCTCCAGTGGATTGATTAGAACCCAAGCGGCATAGTCGCGGGGATACTCTTCATAGAACCGGGCGTGGTTGGCCAGGTTGGCCCGCCAGATCGTTAAGAGGTCGCAACCCCAGACCCACGCGGTCAATCCGGTCCAAGCCGCGAAGCCCAGGCCAATCCAACCGAGAGCTCGCACAGTTCGGCGTCGCTTCGACCGGGTTCGCCCAAGCCACGTTAGCACCAACGCCACGTTGAACCCAACGGCCAGGAACGCCAACGTGCAGGACATCCCCACCCCCAACAGCATCCCCGCGCCCACCGCCAAGATCGCGTTGGTCCACCCCCAACCAGTCCCGCGGAACTCCCACGCCAGAACCGCCGCGGTGGTCGCGCCGACGGCCAGCAACGGGTAGAGCGTGTCGGAAACCGGCTGAAACAGGATGGGGGCCGGCGCGACCGCCCACAGACCGATCACTCCAAGCGAAGCCGCCGCGTCGAGACCACCGATGCGGGCCAGTGTGTATAGCGGGATCGCCGTTGCCGCCGAAGCCGCCAATGTGAGCCAACCCAGCAAGACCACGGCCGCGTGGTCGCTCGGTTCCAACTGGGTCGCCCGAGGCCAGACCCTCAACGCCTGACGAGTCGGCGAGGGCGCGGTCGTCAGCAACCAGGAGGTCAGGTCAGCCCGGTGGCGGCAAAGGTCGCGGACCCCGCGGCACAACACGAAGAGGCCGGGAGGATGGGTGCCGATGTGCAAGGCGTCTTGATGGGGAATCCAGGAGTCGTAGTCCTTGAGGAAGGCGGTGAAGTCCTCCACCTCCGCCGCCAGGTCGTAGTAGCCGGTCGAACCCGTGCTGAGGGTGACGAACACCCATTTTTCCAGGCCGTGACCCACCGGCGCGGCCCACTGGATCGCCAACTGGACCATCAACGCTGAGGCCGTCGCCAACACGACCATCCCCACCTCCGCGGCGCGTCGCGGTCGTTCTTGTTGCCCTGACCCGGCGGTTCGCTTGGCCCAGTGGATCAGAAGGCCGAGTAGGAGAGTGTGGATCACCACGCCCGCAATGCCGATCACGAACCGATCCGGCTCGACTCCCAGACGCGGCCGTAACCATTCCCACTCGCCGGGCACTCCCAAAGGAACCCACTTGGACCCGATCACCACCAAACACGCGAGACCAACCCCCCCCGCCACCACCAAAATAGCCCAGCCGACCGCCGCGCAGGGGGCGCGGTGATCCGCCGACGGCGTCAATGGCGTGGGTGGTGGTGGCGCTGGCGACGGCGACGGCGTGACTGACGCATCCATCCCAAAGGGTCCATCGTCAACGTCAACAGATTGGATTCAAATCAGGGTTGACCCTGGAGTTGGTCGAAATAGCTTTGGATGTGTTTCTTGACGCTGGCGGGGATTTTCTGGGTGGTGATCGCCTCGATCGCCTCGATCCGGGCCGCTTCAGTCGCTTCGACGCCCGTCAGGACGCTCTCACCCCGAATGGACTGGCCACGCGGCCCTAAACCTTCGATGACCCCTTTGCCCTTAGTGAGTTGTTGCTTGACGGTGGTGTCATAAAGGTTGGTGTCGTCCGGCGCGATAGGGCGTTTTCCTTCGCCTTGACCCCGACCAAGGCCGTCGCCCTGTCGCCCGCTGGAATTACGGCCCAGGCCGAAGCTACCCAGACCTTCGCCCAAGCGGTTCGCGCCGTCGTTGGATAGACCGTTCTTGGCCTCGGCCAGATCGGACATCGCCGCGTCCAGCGACTCGATTTCCGAAAGCGCTTGGGCCATCTCTTCAAGTTGGGCTTGACTCATCTGAAGCTGTTGCGCCGCCTTCTGCATGTCTCCCTGACGCATGGCCTCGGCCGCCTGGGCAAGTTGGTCGGCCATCGTTTTGAGTTGGTCGAGGTTGGCCTGCTGACGGTCGAGCTTGGCCATTTCCCGATCGAACTCCTGCTGGCTGATTGCTCCCGACTTGCGCGCTTCGTCAAGTTGCTTGCGCTTCTCTTCAAGGTTGGCTTGTTTTCGCAGTTCCTTGCTCATTTCCTGGAGTTGATTGGTGAGCGCTTGCTTGTCCCGCGCGCTCATCTCGTTGGGCTTGGTCAGTTTCTCGACCAGCGTTTTGACCGTCTCCGCAGCCTTCTCGGGATCGCCGTTGGCCAGGTCCTTGGCGAGTTGCTCGGCCGGACCCTCTTGGGAGAGGGCGGCCATTCGCTCCATTTGTCGTGCCATGTTCTCGACGCTTTCCAATTGCTCGCGCCGCTGCTTAGCCACGTCGATGAGTTTGTTGAGATTGGCGAGCGCTTGCTCTTGACTTTGTGGAGCCTCAGGCTTTTTGAGACGATCCAATCCTTGTTCGATTTCTGCTAGAACCTTGGCGGTTTCGGCTTGTTTCTCATCGAGTTGTTCGCGGCGCTGGGCGAGCCGCTTTTTGAGGTCGTCAGTAGTTTTGGCGAGGTGTTCGGGGTCGATCGGGGTGGTTTTGGGCGGATCGGAGCCGGCTTGAGCGAGTTGGTCGGCGAGGTCGGCAGGCAGGAAACCGGCCCCGACGGCCAAGAGGCCTGCGACTGCGGCCCACCAGGCGCGGCGGGAGGGCAGCACGCCGAAGCGTGACGTTAATTCGAGGTGTTCGATCCGCCGGGCGGCGTCGGCCAGGACAGCGCGCCCAGCGGGGGTGTCGCGCAGGTCGCTGGGCAGAGCCAGAGCCGAACTGAGTCGTTCGTTCAGGTCGAAGGCGTGGTCGATCGCGACGGCGGCATCCAGGCGGCTGGGACCAGAGACCAGCGTGACCAACGCGGCGATGAACGCGGCGACACCCAACGCCACGCTGGGGACTAGCCAGGTCGGCCCCAGCCAATCGGGACGGCCTGCCAGGTGAAAACCAACCGTGACAACCGTGGCCAGCAGCAGGCAGATGGTGGCGGCCACCCAGCTGACTGCAAGGAACCGCCTCACACGAAGGCGGCGATGAACCCGGCCCACCGCGGCTTCCATCACCTCCATTGGTTCGCCTCCCTCACGCCGGTTAGGACGTGGATGGCTTTACGATTGTTCCGGCCCCCGGTTGTCGGAACGCCGTCGTGTCAAGCGTCCTGAAACCACGCCATGTTCGCATGGTTACTCTAGACCCATGCACCACCCGCTTCAAGAGGCCGCGTCCCAACGTGTTCAGAGCGGCGAACGCCGCGAAAGGACGGGACTTGGGGGCGTGGCGCGGGGTTGGGAGGGGTCAGGTGGAGGTGGATTTTCGTTGAGCGGCCTTGGCAGCAAGGCGTCTGAGGGCGCGGGCGCGGGCGAGGATGCGGTCTTTGTCCTGACGATCCTTGAGGGTGGCGGCGGGGCGGGAGGCGGCCAGTTCAAGGTCGCGGTGGGCCAATTCGGGGTCGATCCCGGACGCGGCCATCGAGCGGCTGGTCAACACGGTGACGAGACCGGGTTTGACCTGAACGAAGCCGCCATCCACGAAGTAAGCGCGGCTGACCGCGCCGGCGCGGAGTCGCAACTCGCCGTGGCTGAGCCGACCCACGATCGGTTGGTGGCCGGGCAACACGCCGAGTTCGCCGTCGAGTAGCGGTAGGGCGACGAAGTCAACGACCTCCTCCAGCACCACTTTTTCCGGGGTGACGACGAGAAGTTTGAGCGTCTTCTTGGGAGGGGGTGCAGACGTGGAAGCGGTGGACATGGCCAGGGTCTCGACGGTCAAAACGGGGAGCCGACGACGGGCGACGAAGCAAACCGTTCACTTCCCCCTCCTTCGCGTTCACTCCGTTGGGGTTGGGGCGGGACGGATGGAGGGGGAAACGGAACCGTGGTGGAGTGAAGGCAGTGAGACGAAACCTGGAGAGGAAGGGAGGAGCCGACGCCGCGACGGCAAGCCCAGGGTCGGGCGAGTTATTCGGCGGCTTGACGCTTGGCCTGTTCTTCGGCCTCCTCGATCGCGCCGACGTAGAGGAACGCTTGTTCGGGCAGGTGGTCCCACTTGCCGTCGCAGATTTCCTTGAAGCTGCGTACCGTGTCGGCCAGAGGGGTGTACTTGCCTTCCTTATTGGTGAAGGCTTCGGCCACGATGAACGGTTGTGACAGGAAGCGTTCGATTCGCCGGGCACGGTGGACGATTTGCTTGTCCTCTTCGGAAAGTTCGTCCACGCCGAGGATGGCGATGATGTCGCGCAGTTCGCGGTAGCGCTGCAGGATCGACTGGACGCGACGGGCCACCTCGTAGTGTTCCTCGCCAACGTATTGCGGGTCGAGGATTCGCGAGGAGGAGCCGAGGGGGTCGATCGCCGGATAAATGCCTTTTTCGGCGATCGAGCGTTGCAGCACGATGAAGGCGTCGAGGAAGCCGAAAGTGGTCGCTGGGGCCGGGTCGGTCAGGTCGTCGGCGGGCACGTAGACGGCTTGCACCGAGGTGATCGCGCCGTTCACTGTCGAGGTGATTCGTTCCTGAAGCGCCCCCATTTCGGTGGCGAGGGTTGGCTGGTAGCCCACGTTGGAGGGCATCCGCCCCAAAAGCGCTGAGACTTCCGAACCGGCCTGGCTGAAGCGGAAGATGTTGTCGATGAACAACAGCACGTCGGCCCCGGTGGAGTCGCGGAACCACTCAGCAGAAGTCAGGGCCGAGAGGGCCACCCGTAGACGTGCCCCGGGCGGTTCGTTCATCTGACCAAAGTACATCACGGTGGAGTCAATGACGCTCTTGCCGGTCGCGCCGATTTTGGTTTCCTGCATTTCCAGCCAGAGGTCGTTGCCTTCGCGGGTCCGTTCTCCGACGCCGGCGAAGACCGAGAAGCCGGAGTGGACTTTGGCGATCCGAGCGATGAGTTCCTGAAGGATCACGGTTTTGCCCAGACCGGCTCCGCCGAAGAGGCCGATTTTGCCGCCACGCACGAACGGGGTGAGCAGGTCGATGACCTTGATGCCGGTCTCAAAGACTTCGGTTTTGGGCGAGAGCTTGTCGAAGTCGGGGGCGTGGCGGTGAATCCGCCAACGTTCACTCACATTGACCGGTCCCCGGCCGTCGATTGGGTCTCCGAGCAGGTTGAAGACCCGTCCCAGGGTTTCCTTACCCACCGGCACTGACACCGGGCCGCCAGTGTCGTGGACCGGCATGCCCCGGACCAGACCCTCGGTTGAACCCAGCGCCACGCAACGCACCTGGTTGCCGCCGAGTTGTTGCTGGACTTCGCCGGTCAATTTGATGGGCACCCCGGCGGACTCGGTGTCGATCGTGAGGGCGTTGTAGATATCGGGCAGCTGATTTTCGGGGAATTCCACGTCGAACGTCGAACCGATGACCTGGGTGATTTTACCCACGGCGGGGGCGTCGGACATCGCTGGAGCCTCGGCTTGCGGAAATGAAAGA encodes:
- a CDS encoding sigma 54-interacting transcriptional regulator, with the translated sequence MSSSRGKLGGRFGRLLIRSSEPIAVVSRTGRLVAVNPVWEDLTGWPWEIARNLRCRPRFHHDNESLVLLARCLSPPRLNTSQADLAATTRRVRIPDRDGDAHDRLITWVPLRDSAGAWSHWLAILRPVPPLDPSHATAHHDPAEQAVAEAIQQFAAEARARREQRQATRGLVGAGPRFDLLRRRIEVAAACSASVLIVGEPGTGKRLVARTIHELSPAPRNKTPLLPFDATALPTDLMEQSLLGPPPDSPAMPCSPPPIARGATILLIEPAALARDLQARLVNEFARFEAINARFISLTRTDPAQAVAEGRLRDDLLARLSTLVIPLEPLRERLDELPALASALLERANRAPGRCPSGFDTEALTILTSYDWPGNVRELLHVIEAARRSGLGDPISAADLPRSIQGALGAAHPPPQVKPVPLEERLKWVERHWLTQALTLARGNKSKAAAWLGLSRARFLRRLRETGCDPAAGSACLDNHHHADETTSSQSQVSDRKSDESQ
- the atpC gene encoding ATP synthase F1 subunit epsilon, with product MSTASTSAPPPKKTLKLLVVTPEKVVLEEVVDFVALPLLDGELGVLPGHQPIVGRLSHGELRLRAGAVSRAYFVDGGFVQVKPGLVTVLTSRSMAASGIDPELAHRDLELAASRPAATLKDRQDKDRILARARALRRLAAKAAQRKSTST
- the atpD gene encoding F0F1 ATP synthase subunit beta, with the translated sequence MSDAPAVGKITQVIGSTFDVEFPENQLPDIYNALTIDTESAGVPIKLTGEVQQQLGGNQVRCVALGSTEGLVRGMPVHDTGGPVSVPVGKETLGRVFNLLGDPIDGRGPVNVSERWRIHRHAPDFDKLSPKTEVFETGIKVIDLLTPFVRGGKIGLFGGAGLGKTVILQELIARIAKVHSGFSVFAGVGERTREGNDLWLEMQETKIGATGKSVIDSTVMYFGQMNEPPGARLRVALSALTSAEWFRDSTGADVLLFIDNIFRFSQAGSEVSALLGRMPSNVGYQPTLATEMGALQERITSTVNGAITSVQAVYVPADDLTDPAPATTFGFLDAFIVLQRSIAEKGIYPAIDPLGSSSRILDPQYVGEEHYEVARRVQSILQRYRELRDIIAILGVDELSEEDKQIVHRARRIERFLSQPFIVAEAFTNKEGKYTPLADTVRSFKEICDGKWDHLPEQAFLYVGAIEEAEEQAKRQAAE
- a CDS encoding LOG family protein, which gives rise to MSIQRVCVFCGSRPGRDPVFHQEARRLGERLAAKRYTLVYGGTRVGLMGILADTALQQGGEVIGVLPRGLFSREVPHDRLNDLRIVGSMHERKALMSELADAFLALPGGLGTLEELFEVWTWGVLGIHHKPLALLNIAGFFDPLIGFLDRASEAGFVSATQRSRLLVASTSEEALERLAEAAAARPPYPLRPTSLTLEDA